The window CAGAAGCGGTGCCAGAAAGCGAGGAGGAAGCGCTATACTTCGATTCGTCTCCTGCGATATCCCATTCTCCGGTACGGGTGCAGATCGATAGCATTCAGGTTTGGCAGTCGCCACAGCAAGAAACCCCGCAATTTATCTATCCGTCCAATCGCTCTTTTCCGGGAATGCTGGAGAGTAACAAACGTTTTACGTTGGATATTGCGTTCCAATTGAAAGGATTGCACGAGAGGGAACAGTTTAATACTCAGGCAAGCTATCTCGCTCAAGTGTACGTGCGCGATCGCGCGACAGGAGTTATTACTTCTTTGGGTTGCACGCAATTGTACTCGCTCTTTGAAGCCCAATCCACCTACACCGCTCAATTATTGGATGCGAATATCGCACGAAAAGGAGTCTATAGTTTACAGGTTTTGGTTCGCGCTCAAGGAATACCGACGATTCCCGGCTATTTCGAGATGCCCCTGTTACAGGTGGTGTAGCATTCAGCTAAGATGATTGAATGGACTGACATCTGATAACTCTTCAGAAACTACTTGCTGATTAGTTCTTATATTTTATATCGCTGAAATTTCTCTTTTTCTTTGTCGGCGCGGGTTTGTCCCATCTGCCTACTGCCTACTGCCCTCTGCCTCGCCGTCAGGCGCTGATGACTCAAGTGACCTCCAATATCTTAGTGGTTGAAGATGAAGCTAAACTGGCTCAATTTATCGAACTAGAACTGAAGTACGAAGGCTATACCGTTACCGTGGCTTCTGATGGTTTGAGCGGTTTATCAGCAGCACGAGAAGGGAATCCCGATTTGATTATCCTCGATTGGATGATGCCCGGATTTTCTGGGTTGGAAATTTGCCGCCGCTTGCGCGATACGGGAAATAAAGTCCCGATTATCCTCCTCACCGCAAAAGATGAAGTGCGCGATCGCGTGGAAGGTTTAGATTCCGGTGCAGATGACTATATGGTAAAGCCTTTCAGCGTTGAAGAATTGCTCGCCCGCGTGCGGGCGCACCTGCGACGCACTCAAGAAGAAGACCCCGAATCCCTTCAGTTTTCCGATTTGCGCCTCAATCGCAGCACGCGAGAAGTTTATCGCGGCAATCGTTCCATCGAACTCACCGCCAAGGAATTCGATCTGCTAGACTATTTACTCGCCCATCCCCGTCAAGTTCTCACCCGCGACCAAATCCTCGAACGAGTTTGGGGTTACGACTTTATGGGCGATTCTAATATTATTGAAGTTTATGTCCGCTACTTACGCCTGAAACTCGAAGCAGAAGGGGAAAAACGATTGATTCAGACTGTTCGGGGCGTGGGGTACGTATTGCGAGATTGACAATTACCAATTACCAATTACCAATTACCAATTGGAGAGATGGGGGGACTTTTCAGTCATTAGCGTCTGACGGCAAAGCAGAGGAGCTGGGGAAGTTTGGGAAGCTAAATGCTAATTGCTATATCTCATATCAAATCCTCCTAATTGCCCATGATAAAAATTCGACCTGTCTCCCAATCCCCCTCTCCGTGTCCCCCCATCTCCGTGTCTCCGTGTCAATTCTCACTAAGAGCATTCAACCGGATTTTATATCAACCATCCCTTCGTAATATTTCAAAATTTCTTGTTTATCCCAAACCGCACGAATAGACTCGCAAATCTTCAAGACTTTATTTTCCGCACCATACACTTCTGAGGGGCGCTGGAGGACGGCTCCCTGCTGCTCTAGGTCGGCTTTGATTTCATACCATTGGTTTGGGTTAACGTACCGTTGTTCGACCCGCCCGCGAACGGAGAGGAGTTGCTGTGGGGATTCATAGCCATACATCTGGGCCAAGGCTAAATTCACCCGCGAGAAACATCCATCTATCGCCATTTGATAAATCCCTTCCATCGCATTCTCAAAAAGTCGGTGATAGTTAATTTCTGCTTCTTGGGTGCGATATTGTTGTTCTTGCAGTTGCTGTTGCAGCGAGCGAATGGTGAGTTGCGTTTTGACGCGGGCGAGAATTTCTTCAAACTGAAAGGGTTTATTGATATAGTCCGCACCGCCAAGGGCAAAAGCTTTGACTTTATCGAGGGCTTCGTCTAAGGCACTGATAAAAATAACGGGGACACCAGCCGTTTGGGGAGAGGCTTTGAGTTGTCGGCAAACTTCATAGCCGTTGAGTCCCGGCATACTAATATCAAGCAAAATCAAGTCGGGTACAGCGGCTTTGACTGAGGTCAACGCCATTTGTCCGTTGGGTACTTGTCTGACTCTATATCCTTGCTCGCTGAGGATATCGAACATTAGACGAAGGTGCGCGATTGTATCGTCAACGATTAGAATACTCGCTAACGGGATTTCAGGTGGATTCCGAGTCATGATTAGGGGCGAAGGGCAGCGAAAAACAGACTATTTTTCAACATACCAAAATACGCTCCACCTCATGCTAATACTGAAAAGATCCCGTATTTATTTTTTCATCAATGAATCATACCCTGTTGGATGGGAGTGCGCGATGATGACAAGCTCGATCTCCCTATCAATTAACCGATTGTTGATGAATTTTAAGGTTAACTTCGGTTTTTGGAGAGGGATGAGAATAAGTTAAGTAAGAATTCGCGAACGGTTGGGGTTCGACAACATTGCTCAAAAGTCGCCGCAAAGATGGCTCTAGTCCGGGAAAAATAGCTGCGTTCAAACAAGCGGGAAGACTATTAGACATAATTCTAACGGTTAAAACCGTGGAGTCGTTATTGAGAATGGAGAAAGAAAAAGGCGTTGTTGAATAAAGGAAATCCCAGGAATATCAACAACGCCATCGCTATCTGAAGGTAGGCATCAAGTCGCTACTGAAGGAGCAGCTTAGGAGTAGAGAAGCGTTCTCGCAACCTTATTTCGACTCGCCAAACCCCAAGAATTCTTTAAGTCTATTGGGAGTAGATTTGGACAAGAAGATTGGGGAGGCGGAGTCAGAAGGTCTAAAATGCGAGTCTCAAGCGCAATCTCTGTTTAGCATTGGTGTTACTGGGTCAGATGTCCCTGCGAATCGCTCGGTGTGAAATCCTTCGATTCGGTATAGAGTGTTTCGATCTTCGTTTATTAGTTTCGGTGTTATCCTCATTCTTGGCGAGAACCTTTAGGCATCTTAAGTGCGATATTTGGGAGCGCGATCGCGCGAAGGGTCTCAATGCTGCCAATACTGTGGGTTTCTCAACTTGGGACAATTTAAAATATCTTGTTTAAAATGCCTAAAATGACCGCGATATTTGGGAATAAGGGAAAGCAAGGAAGGTGAAACGGATGTCAAAACGCCAACGGGGAGTGATTCCCACTCCTGAAGCCTTAAGAAAACTTCAAGGGGCAATTCGCCAAAAGGAGCAGGATGAAGAAAGGCGCTATACCCAAGAGAAGATTAGTTTCAACACCGGACTTGCTCGACGAACCATCCGCAAAGTGTTGAATCGAGAGGGTGCAGTCACGCTCAAAACCCTGACCGCATTGTTTGAAGTTTTTAACCTCGAACTTCAGACATCCGATTATACTCGACCGGAGACAGATGAGGCATTCCCAGAACCTCCAGAAGCGGGTTCGGTGCGGAGGGTGGATTGGGGAGAAGCCAAGGAGATTACAGGATTTTGCGGTCGCCAGGGGGAATTAAAACAACTTTGGGATTGGACCGCGCGCGATCGCACTCGCGTCGTGACGTTGCTGGGAATGGGCGGCACAGGCAAAACGGCACTGGCAGTCAAACTCGTACAACAACTTCAAGGAGAATTTGATTTTATCCATTGGCGCTCCCTGCGCAATGCACTGCCCCTCGAACGTCAAATCGAACAATGGGTCGCGTTTATTTCCGATGGGAAAGAAAAAAAAGGGGAACTCTACTCGCTACTGGATTATTTGCGGACTTCACGCTGCTTGCTGGTTTTGGATGATGTTGAGGCGCTCCTGCAAGGGGGCGAACGAGTGGGGCAATACCGTCAGGGTTATGAGGCTTATGGGGAATTGCTGCGGATGATGGGGGAAACCGCCCACCAAAGTTGCTTGCTCCTGATTAGTCG of the Lusitaniella coriacea LEGE 07157 genome contains:
- a CDS encoding response regulator, encoding MTRNPPEIPLASILIVDDTIAHLRLMFDILSEQGYRVRQVPNGQMALTSVKAAVPDLILLDISMPGLNGYEVCRQLKASPQTAGVPVIFISALDEALDKVKAFALGGADYINKPFQFEEILARVKTQLTIRSLQQQLQEQQYRTQEAEINYHRLFENAMEGIYQMAIDGCFSRVNLALAQMYGYESPQQLLSVRGRVEQRYVNPNQWYEIKADLEQQGAVLQRPSEVYGAENKVLKICESIRAVWDKQEILKYYEGMVDIKSG
- a CDS encoding response regulator transcription factor yields the protein MTSNILVVEDEAKLAQFIELELKYEGYTVTVASDGLSGLSAAREGNPDLIILDWMMPGFSGLEICRRLRDTGNKVPIILLTAKDEVRDRVEGLDSGADDYMVKPFSVEELLARVRAHLRRTQEEDPESLQFSDLRLNRSTREVYRGNRSIELTAKEFDLLDYLLAHPRQVLTRDQILERVWGYDFMGDSNIIEVYVRYLRLKLEAEGEKRLIQTVRGVGYVLRD